Below is a genomic region from Oncorhynchus keta strain PuntledgeMale-10-30-2019 unplaced genomic scaffold, Oket_V2 Un_contig_10544_pilon_pilon, whole genome shotgun sequence.
tgctgtaatggaactggccaattagctgagttctggttaaacaacgtacctgctgtaatggaactggccaattagctgagttctggttaaacaacgtacctgctgtaatggaactggccaattagctgagttctggttaaacaacgtacctgctgtaatggcactggccaattagctgagttctggttaaacaacgtagctgagttctggttaaacctgctgtaatggaactggccaattagctgagttctggttaaacaacgtacctgctgtaatggaactggccaattagctgagttctggttaaacaacgtacctgctgtaatggaactggccaattagctgagttctggttaaacCTGCGGTAATGGaactggccaattagctgagttctggttaaacaacgtacctgctgtaatggaactggccaattagctgagttctggttaaacaacgtacctgctgtaatggaactggccaattagctgagttctggttaaacaacgtacctgctgtaatggaactggccaattagctgagttctggttaaacaacgtacctgctgtaatggaactggccaattagctgagttctggttaaacaacgtacctgctgtaatggaactggccaattagctgagttctggttaaacaacgtacctgctgtaatggaactggccaattagctgagttctggttaaacaacgtacctgctgtaatggaactggccaattagctgagttctggttaaacaacgtacctgctgtaatggaactggccaattagctgagttctggttaaacaacgtacctgctgtaatggaactggccaattagctgagttctggttaaacaacgtacctgctgtaatggcactggccaattagctgagttctggttaaacaacgtacctgctgtaatggaactggccaattagctgagttctggttaaacaacGTACCTGCTGTAATGGCACTGGCAGTGAAGAACACAAAGTTGATGGGGACGACCTCCGTGGCGTCAAACATCTTCATGGCTTGATTAAGGAACCTGAGAACAGCGAAGGACAGATTAAAGAGAGGCCTCTGAGGGCCATGTGAATGATATGACCATCATACTACCGGAGCTTCATCCCTTCACACGGTGGACTCATCCATCATACTACCGGAGCATCATCCCTTCACACGGTGGACTCATCCATCATACTACCGGAGCTTCATCCCATCACACAGTGGACTCATCCATCATACTACCGGAGCTTCATCCCATCACACGGTGGACTCATCCATCATACTACCGGAGCTTCATCCCATCATACAGTGGACTCATCCATCATACTACCGGAGCATCGCCCCATCACGCAGTGGATTCATCCCATCACACGGTGGACTCATCCATCATACTACCGGAGCATCATCCCATCACACGGTGGACTCATCCATCATACTACCGGAGCTTCATCCCATCACACAGTGGACTCATCCATCATACTACCGGAGCATCATCCCTTCACACGGTGGACTCATCCATCATACTACCGGAGCATCATCCCTTCACACGGTGGACTCATCCATCATACTACCGGAGCATCATCCCATCACACAGTGGACTCATCCATCATACTACCGGAGCATCATCCCATCACGCGGTGGATTCATCCATCATACTACCGGAGCTTCATCCCATCACACAGTGGATTCATCCATCATACTACCGGAGCATCATCCCATCACACGGTGGATTCATCCATCATAATACCGGAGCTTCATCCCATCACACAGTGGATTCATCCATCATAATACCGGAGCTTCATCCCATCACACAGTGGGTTCATCCATCATACTACCGGAACTTCATCCCATCACACAGTGGATTCATCCCATCACACAGTGGATTCATCCATCATAAAACCAGAGCTTCATCCCATCACGCGGTGGATTCATCCATCATAATACCGGAGCTTCATCCCATCACACAGTGGATTCATCCATCATAATACCGGAGCTTCATCCCATCACGCGGTGGATTCATCCATCATACTACCGGAGCTTCATCCCATCACACAGTGGATTCATCCATCATACTACCGGAACTTCATCCCATCACACAGTGGATTCATCCATCATAAAACCAGAGCTTCATCCCATCACGCGGTGGAATCATCCATCATAATACCGGAGCTCCATCCCATCACGCGGTGGATTCATCCATCACACTACCGGAGCATCATCCCATCACACAGTGGATTCATCCATCATACTACCGGAACTTCATCCCATCACACAGTGGCTTCATCCCATCACACAGTGGATTCATCCATCATAAAACCAGAGCTCCATCCCATCACGCGGTGGATTCATCCATCATAATACCGGAGCTTCATCCCATCACACAGTGGAATCATCCATCATAATACCGGAGCATCATCCCATCACACAGTGGATTCATCCATCATACTATCGGAGCTTCATCCCATCACACAGTGGATTCATCCATCACACTACCGGAGCATCATCCCATCACACAGTGGATTCATCCATCATACTACCGGAGCTTCATCCCATCACACAGTGGAATCATCCATCATAATACCGGAGCATCATCCCATCACACAGTGGATTCATCCATCATACTATCGGAGCTTCATCCCATCACACAGTGGATTCATCCATCACACTACCGGAGCATCATCCCATCACACAGTGGATTCATCCATCACACTATCGGAGCTTCATCCCATCACACAGTGGATTCATCCATCATAATATCGGAGCATCATCCCATCACACAGTGGATTCATCCATCATACTACTTGAGCATCATCCCATCACACAGTGGATTCCTCCATCACACAGTGGATTCATCCATCATACTACCGGAGCTTCATCCCATCACACAGTGGAATCATCCATCACACAGTGGATTCATCCATCATACTACCGGAGCTTCATCCCATCACAGTTCTGCTCTGACAAGGTCACAATGTCCAATACGTTTTTACACTTCACATTTACGTCAATACTCTGTAGAAATGAATCTGCTGTCAGGGGAAGTGGAGAAACATTGGACTTACTTTATCTGGAAGGCACAGGAGGCCACCATGACCACCACCATGACGTAGAAGATGGGGTAGGTGAGCTGGAGATCTCCCTTTAGGGACTCCGTGATCATCCCAGACACAGCTTTGACCGAGATCACCGTCAGGGAGGCTAAAACAACAGGGACAACGTCACTATTTCCTGGAGTAATGCATCCCATTCTGAAACGTGATAACCATGATCCGCCATAGAGTCTGTCAGAGTTCTTACCCAGCAGAGCCACCGGCAGCATCCCATTCTGAAACGTGATAACCATGATCCCCCATAGAGTCTGTCAGAGTTCTTACCCAGCAGAGCCACCAGCAGCATCACTATGGTTACATGCTTGATACCCTCCCATAGAGTCTGTCAGAGTTCTTACCCAGCAGAGCCACCGGCAGCATCCCATTCTGAAACGTGATAACCATGATCCCCCATAGAGTCTGTCAGAGTTCTTACCCAGCAGAGCCACCAGCAGCATCACTATGGTTACATGCTTGATACCCTCCCATAGAGTCTGTCAGGTTCTTACAGCAGAGCCACCAGCAGCATCACTATGGTTATGTGCTTGATATTCCTCCTCTTGTACAAATAGAGCAGGATAGAAAACACTACGACCTCTAgaaactggagagggagagagaggggagagagagggagagagagagggagagagaagagagagaggagaaagaggggaggaaagCGAGAAAAAAACATCAACATTAATAATACTGAACTGGTTTCTATAAAGTCCATCTCAAAGCTTCACAGTGATTGACACAGCCTGGATATCTGATCGCAGTAACAgagtcctcagccagcagcacgGACATCTGATCGCAGTAACAgagtcctcagccagcagcacgGGTATCTGATCGCAGTAACAgagtcctcagccagcagcaGCACGGATATCTGATCACAGTAACAGATTCCTCAGCCAGCAGCACGGATATCTGATCGCAGTAACAgagtcctcagccagcagcacgGACATCTGATCGCAGTAACAgagtcctcagccagcagcacgGACATCTGATCGCAGTAACAgagtcctcagccagcagcacgGATATCTGATCGCAGTAACAgagtcctcagccagcagcacgGACATCTGATCacagtaacagagtcctcagccagcagcacgGATATCTGATCGCAGTAACAgagtcctcagccagcagcacgGATATCTGATCGCAGTAACAgagtcctcagccagcagcaGCATGGATATCTGATCacagtaacagagtcctcagccagcagcacgGATATCTGATCGCAGTAACAgagtcctcagccagcagcacgGACATCTGATCGCAGTAACAgagtcctcagccagcagcacgGACATCTGATCGCAGTAACAgagtcctcagccagcagcacgGGTATCTGATCGCAGTAACAGAGTCCTCAGCCCAGCAGCACGGATATCTGATCacagtaacagagtcctcagccagcagcacgGATATCTGATCGCAGTAACAgagtcctcagccagcagcacgGGTATCTGATCGCAGTAAgagtcctcagccagcagcacgGGTATCTGATCACAGTAACAGACTCCTCAGCACAGTATCTGATCACAGTAACAGGCACGGGTATCTGATCacagtaacagagtcctcagccagcagcacgGGTATCTGATCACAGTAACAGAGTCCTCAACGGGTATCTGATCacagtaacagagtcctcagccagcagcacgGATATCTGATCGCAGTAACAgagtcctcagccagcagcacgGACATCTGATCGCAGTAACAgagtcctcagccagcagcacgGATATCTGATCGCAGTAACAgagtcctcagccagcagcacgGGTATCTGATCGCAGTAACAgagtcctcagccagcagcacgGATATCTGATCacagtaacagagtcctcagccagcagcacgGATATCTGATCGCAGTAACAgagtcctcagccagcagcacgGATATCTGATCGCAGTAACAgagtcctcagccagcagcacgGATATCTGATCacagtaacagagtcctcagccagcagcacgGACATCTGATCacagtaacagagtcctcagccagcagcacgGATATCTGATCGCAGTAACAgagtcctcagccagcagcacgGATATCTGATCGCAGTAACAgagtcctcagccagcagcaGCATGGATATCTGATCGCAGTAACAgagtcctcagccagcagcacgGACATCTGATCacagtaacagagtcctcagccagcagcacgGATATCTGATCGCAGTAACAgagtcctcagccagcagcacgGGTATCTGATCGCAGTAACAgagtcctcagccagcagcaGCACGGATATCTGATCacagtaacagagtcctcagccagcagcacgGATATCTGATCGCAGTAACAgagtcctcagccagcagcacgGGTATCTGATCGCAGTAAgagtcctcagccagcagcacgGGTATCTGATCACAGTAACAGACTCCTCAGCACGGGTATCTGATCacagtaacagagtcctcagccagcagcacgGGTATCTGATCacagtaacagagtcctcagCACGGGTATCTGATCacagtaacagagtcctcagccagcagcacgGATATCTGATCGCAGTAACAGCAGCGAGCACAtggtactctatatagggaatagtttagtcgtactctatatagggaatagtactctatatagggaatagtttagtagtactctatatagggaatagtttaatagtactctatatagggaatagtttaatagtactctatatagggaatagtttaatagtactctatatagggaatagtttaatagtactatatatagggaatagtttaatagtactctatatagggaatagtttagtagtactctatatagggaat
It encodes:
- the LOC127916989 gene encoding NIPA-like protein 2 isoform X2, translated to MLLVALLASLTVISVKAVSGMITESLKGDLQLTYPIFYVMVVVMVASCAFQIKFLNQAMKMFDATEVVPINFVFFTASAITAGTLFNQNSANWPVPLQQVRCLTRTQLIGQFHYSRYVV
- the LOC127916989 gene encoding NIPA-like protein 2 isoform X1 — encoded protein: MLLVALLASLTVISVKAVSGMITESLKGDLQLTYPIFYVMVVVMVASCAFQIKFLNQAMKMFDATEVVPINFVFFTASAITAGTLFNQNSANWPVPLQQVRCLTRTQLIGQFHYSRYVV